The Nicotiana tomentosiformis chromosome 9, ASM39032v3, whole genome shotgun sequence genome contains the following window.
ACATGCAATATTAAACTTAACTTTACAAGCAAATAAATAAGTCTCCAAGTCATGTGCAAATTTGTTTTAACCAACGTCTCTGAAAGATCACCAAGTCTTTTAAAGTTAGAAAATTCATTGCCCGCTTCTCGCACATAGTCAATATAGATGTCAAGCTCAAAACTAAGATCCTCAAGCATAGAATCAGTGAACTCGTTCGGATAGTGTGTAGCAAGTTTCATAATCCTATATTTATCATAATTTGCGAAAGATTTTCTGGACTCAAACTAGCCATACTAAAAAATTTTCTGGATATGCTACTATGTGGACGATTATTGCAATAATTTGTGGTTGACATGTACATCAAATTGGAAATAACGAGACTTGAGTATTTCATATTTGACCAATCAAATTTTAGAAGGGAAATATTGCAAGGTATAGTCGATAGTATCATGGTTGGAGAATGTCGAGGAGATAAAGTTGGTCAGAGAGTAATACTTCCGACATCATTTATCGGAGGTCCTAGGGATATGCGTTGCCGATATATGGATGCTATGACACTGGTTCAACGTTTTGGCAAACCAGGCCTAGTTATCACAATGACATGTAATGCTGATTGGGGGAGATTCAAGAAAATTTATGTGAGGGCCAACTTCCTCAAGACAGGCCTGACTAATTGGTGACAAGAGTTTTCAGAGCTAAATTGCAGGACTTAAAGGATCAAATATTCCACAAACAAATATTTGGGCCAGTCGCAACGCATGTATTTGTGGTTGAATTTCAAAAAAGAGGTCTACCTCACATACACCTTTTATTAATACTTAAAGAAGGACACAAGATAACATCACCAGATCCGCATAGCAAGTTTATTACAACGAAACTGCCAGACAAAGACGAATATCCACTATTGCATGAATTAGTTGTCAAGAATATGATGCACGGTCCATGTGGAAACTATCGTCCATCAAATCATGGTCAGTGCAAAAACCATTATCCTCGACCATTTAGCAATAAGTCAATACAGGGAAAGGATGGATACCTTATTTATAGGAGAAGAAATGATGGGAAGAGCGTAAAAGTTTGTGGCACGTTCATGAATAACCAGTGGGTTGTGCCGTATAATCCTTATCTACTAACTCGATACAATTGTCATATTAATGTGGAAGCTTGCTCCGGAGTTAAGGCAATAGAATATttgtacaaatatatatatatataaaggtcaCGATAGGTGTGCTGTTTATATTGAGTCAGATGATGGGAAAAGAATAGTTGATGAAATTAAAAACTTCCAAGATGCGCGTTGGGTGTCTCCGTCAGAAGCACTTTGGAGAATTTATGAGTTTATTCTCAATGAGATGCAACCTCCGGTCATTAACCTTCAGATACATCTTCCAGATAAAAAAGCAGGTATAATTTTTATATCTAAAGTGAACTTTGTTACAGTATTCTTACTAATTAAGATTAAAGTGACCTGAAGAAAGTTATCTAAGTTTCTAATAGAAGTTTAATAACTATATTCCATTGAATATACTATGCTCAGTTGCATACTTCTGCCATGAATTTTTAAATCAAATTCATATTAAATTATGAAAACAGAAACAATTTATTGTCTTCATTTTTCGATAGTGCATAACATGAAAGACCCTTTCAAACCTTTATTGTCTTCATTTTTCTTTAGTTCCCTATCTTCTACAGGATTTGTCGGGTCTCAGGATTTCAAATATATTAAGTTACAATGCAGGATTTTTCTTTTCATAACCATGATAATTTAATTCTCTTTATTACCTTCTAAGCTGCTACTTTTCCCCCCAACTTTCAATGTCTCTTTCGTATGCAATGAGTGACAAAACGCATTCCATGATATCCTGCTTTGACGAAGGTTCAAATTTGTGTGTAGGTTATTGCATTTGCCACATTCACTGTTAAATACAAGTTTTTAGTTCTTATGTCTTTTTCGGCCACATGAGATATATTGTGTTCAAATATGTTGTGCTCACGTTATTGGTTTTATAACTTTAACACAAGATATACTGACCTATAATTTTATATCTTTATTTAGTGTACTACTGGAAAAGGCAAAATTTGCAAACTGTTATAGCATCAGACAATGTCAAAAATACAATGCTCACTGAGTATTTCAAGATATGCTCAACAGACGGGGAAGCACGAATGTACCTATACAAAGAATTCCCAGAGTATTATGTATGGAACTCTCAATCAAAGAAATGGGCAAAAAGACAAAAAATATCGGTAATTGGTCGAATTGCTACAGGTAACGAAATTAATATTACTCAATAAATTTTTTATATCTTTTTAGAAATTTCATCTATTTTCCTTTTATCTTGAACAATGCAGCTAATCCTAGAGAAGGTGAAGGGTACTACTTGAGATTGTTGCTGAATCATGTCGGAGGACCCTTTTCGTTTGAAGACTTACTCATGGTTAATGAAAGAGAGTGTCAAACATTCAAGGAAGCTGCAAAAGAAAGAGGGTTACTAGAATCAGATAACAGTATATCTGAATGCTTGCGCGAGGCGGTTCTCTTCAAAATGCCATCGGCTCTTAGAAACTTGTTTGCAACTATATTGGTACATTGTAATCCAATGGACGTTAGAAAATTGCGGGACACATATTACGAGGATATGTCAGAGGACTTTCGAAGAATACATGAAAATTCATCTGATACTCAACTGCAATACACGTTGAAGAGCGTTAATTATTTCCTACAAAGTATGGGCAAGAGTGCTGAAAAATATGATTTACCTAAACCCGATCAGTGTCGAGATGAAAATGTTCCCACAGAATGCAGAGAGATTATTGAAGAAAAGGCTATACAAGTGTCTGAAGAAGATTTTAATgtacaatcaaagctaaatcctgaaCAAGAGCAAGCTTTCAAGATTATATTGCAAAGAGTTGATTCTGGTAGAGCAGGTTTGTTCTTTGTAGATGCCCCAGGAGGAACCGGAAAAATATTCCTTTATcgtgcattacttgcaaatgtcaGATCAAGAGGTATGATAGTATTAGCAACAACAACAAGTGGTGTAGCAGCAGTAATTTTACCAGGGGGTCGTACCGCTCACTCTAGATTCGACATACCTCTTCAAACGAGTGAAACAACCATCACAAATATGTCGAAGCAGAGTGGTGGAGTTAAATTGATACGAAAAGCAAAGTTGATAGTATGGGATGAAGCGCCTATGGCAAGGCGTCAAACAATCGAAACAATTGTCAGGAGCTTCCGAGATATAATGGATGTAGATGAACCGTTTGGTGGAAAAGTAATGATTTTTGGAGGTGATTTTCGTCAAGTACTACCTGTAGTTCCAAAATCAACACGAGTTGAGACTGTAAATGCTAGCTTGGTTAGATCGTACTTATGGCCTAAAATGGAAAAGATTCAACTAACAATAAATATGAGAGCAAAGACAGATCCATCATTTAGTGATTTTTTGCTTCACGTCGGCAATGGCGAAGAGCATACAATAaaagtgtcacggcccaaaattcaaatagtcgtgatggtacctaacctaatccgttaggtaagccaattaccaactgtCCAATTTTATTGaacttaattaaaaaaaatatctaaaaccaatacatctccccaagaactggtagtacaaatcatgagcttctaagaatagagtttacaaaccagaaataaaataaatacatagtctgtttgaataatacataagcagagcttttataaatctaaggctaccatgaacaagaggcagctacaacaggaatgcaggtacatcttcaaattccgcaactatcgagcacaacaacaacatcagccaacatctgcacgcaatgtgcagaagtgtagtatcagtacaaccgaccccatatactgagtaagtaacaaacctagtcttaggttgaaagtagtgacgagcttctaccaaggtcgggtccaaaatcactaatccacaacagtccataataacataaagcaaataataccagaagtaactcacagataaaatgctcagtcaaatcatgatttcaacaataatagttcttcctttcaagtacatcagtgaaaacccaaatcttttgccgaagttgccaaaaatatgaatagtttgaaaacaataaatttctcccaaaatcttttcaataataaataagatgttttattttccttccggataacccgtgtaaaaacaaatgcatcactatacccatCTGCCAAAATATGtgggaaatcatgaatgatgtgatgctgtacatcatgaggaaaatacatctttatgcctgtatgtcatgtgtgcatgccaatgctatgcaactcagtgataaaatcataaacagtccctcaggcagacctcacaatcactcgtatacatcccctcgggcttacctcacaatcattcgtaaacagcccatcgggcatacctcacaatcactcatgcctcccagtcactcatcactcggcactcgtactcagtaggtaattgcgctcactaggggtatgtacagattccggaggggctccttcagcccaagcgctattgtgagcacctaatatttTACCATACTTGTGATTTTTAAACACTTTTTAGCatataaataattttaagtttaatctacatattttaacTTTAACTTCATTTTTAGTAGGTTTATTTACgaaaattaaaaatcacaaaaattatatgttcttgatttttaaatatttagctagtatttttattttacactcttaaaaaaaaaaattaattaaagcaaGAGTCAATGAGTCATTTTCATGTGGCAAGATTCTTCCttatcttttgtaacaaactcaCATGCTCTCTCTCAAAAAATGCACATGCCCATACACACTCTTTTTCTTGGCCACCAATTAATCCTTATACCTACACCTATATATTTTTCACTCACCCAACACACAAGGAGGAAGGACACCTAAGACGGAAAAAACAAAGAGGGGGATAGGGTCTGAAGAGAGAAAACGGATTTGGGGGAACTAGCACCCGATAGACCAAAAAAGAGCTAATAGAAAACGGAGAAGCAAAAATTCGGGTCTTCTTCTTTGCAAGAGGAATGCGTCAGAAGCTAACTAAAATCCCATCCCAAGCTCCATCAAAATCAGCTTCTTTTACCCTTTAAACTACCCAAAACCAACTATTTTTTTTTCGTCCATTTTTCACTCCCAAAACAGTCCCAAACTCCATTAGAAACCTCACTTTCAAACGCCCTTTAAACCCAATTTCCAAACATCATATAAGTCACAAAAGTCACTAATTTTCCATCCAAAAATACGTCGGAGTCGAGCTAAGGAATTCGTGGAGTTACGAGATTTCCAGCGAAGTTTCCTTTAGAGAGGTCCGTTGAAGTTTCCGATCTGGTTTCGGTCAAAGTTTTCAGCTTTCTCGGTTCGAGCTCATCCGCCGTTGATTTTAGATGCTGTAAATTTTAatcaatttaaagaattttatttTGCTCAAAGGTTTATTTTCTTCACCTTATGCTATGAATTTCTATTTCTTAATTATTGTTGCTGTTTCTCATTAGTTAGACATTTTCCTTTTATGAtttgttaaaatattattttttcctgGTTATTCTCCTTTAATTGCTTTGTTTATTCTTTTGATTTACTTAGTTTATTTGAAGCTAGGTTAACAAATGCTTGAAACTGTGAGTTGTTCACTTACACGCTAAATGTGAGCATGATATTTCGATAGCTTAATAATTCTCTTTTCTAACCCATTTGATGTTATCTTGTCTGATCAGTTGTATTGATACGACTATT
Protein-coding sequences here:
- the LOC138899549 gene encoding ATP-dependent DNA helicase RRM3-like, encoding MLTEYFKICSTDGEARMYLYKEFPEYYVWNSQSKKWAKRQKISVIGRIATANPREGEGYYLRLLLNHVGGPFSFEDLLMVNERECQTFKEAAKERGLLESDNSISECLREAVLFKMPSALRNLFATILVHCNPMDVRKLRDTYYEDMSEDFRRIHENSSDTQLQYTLKSVNYFLQSMGKSAEKYDLPKPDQCRDENVPTECREIIEEKAIQVSEEDFNVQSKLNPEQEQAFKIILQRVDSGRAGLFFVDAPGGTGKIFLYRALLANVRSRGMIVLATTTSGVAAVILPGGRTAHSRFDIPLQTSETTITNMSKQSGGVKLIRKAKLIVWDEAPMARRQTIETIVRSFRDIMDVDEPFGGKVMIFGGDFRQVLPVVPKSTRVETVNASLVRSYLWPKMEKIQLTINMRAKTDPSFSDFLLHVGNGEEHTIKVSRPKIQIVVMVPNLIR